From the genome of Vicia villosa cultivar HV-30 ecotype Madison, WI linkage group LG2, Vvil1.0, whole genome shotgun sequence, one region includes:
- the LOC131648836 gene encoding uncharacterized protein LOC131648836, whose product MPSYANFLKEILSNKKKLEDNETVMLTAECSAIIQNNMPPKLKDPGSFSIPCVIGKTIIDKALCDLGASVSLMPLSICEKLNLGELRPTRMSLQLADRSVKYPRGMLANIPIRVGQFYIPINLIIMDIQEDSNIHIILGRPFLVTAGAIIDVKHGKLTFEVGEEKIEFILSHFLKAPTMDDT is encoded by the coding sequence ATGCCTTCCTATgctaattttctaaaagaaattctTTCAAATAAGAAGAAACttgaggataacgaaactgttatgcttaccgctgaatgtagcgccaTTATCCAAAATAATATGCCTCCCAAATtgaaagatcctggtagttttTCCATTCCATGCGTAATAGGAAAAACTATTATAGACAAAGCCTTGTGTgatttaggagccagtgttagtttaATGCCCCTTTCAATCTGTGAAAAGCTAAATCTAGGTGAGCTAAGACCAACAAGAATGTCCCTTCAACTGGCTGACCGCTCAGTTAAGTACCCCAGAGGTATGTTGGCGAACATCCCTATTCGAGTAGGACAATTCTATATCCCCATCAATCTAATTAtcatggatatccaagaagactCCAATATTCacatcatattaggaagaccattcttagtaACCGCCGGTGCAATCATAGATGTAAAACATGGAAAACTaaccttcgaagtaggagaagagaaaattgaGTTTATCCTCTCTCATTTCTTAAAAGCACCTACAATGGACGATACCTGA